The genomic segment TTCACCAGATCAACATCTATTtcagacctactgtgtgccccaCACTGTATTAATCATACTACATTAATTGCTGGGGATACAGACCTGAGCCAGGCACAGGCTCCTCCCTCAAAGTGCTCAGAGATAAACAGGGGAGACAGATAAGTGAACTGGCCACTACTACTACTCAGTGAGAGAGCGTTGTCCATGAACGGGGGTGCAAAGTGAGCTCGGGAGCCTTGCTACCCCAAATGGGAGCCATGGACCACAGCCTCAGCAGCATCTCTCAGCAGATCAGAGATACAGAATCTAAGTCCCACCCTAGGCCTGTCGAATCCACCTGTATTTGAAATAAGATCCCTGGGTGATCTGTGCCCACGGGGATGTCTAAGAAGCACTGCTTTGTAAGCACATAGGAGGGCCATCAAATACACCTTTGGGAAGGGGAGAGCGGGTCCCAGAGGCTTCCTGACTACATGAATTCTACCTGGAACCCTGAAGAATGAGACAAAATTATCCCAAGTCTACCACTCACCTCTCACTGTACCCCTCTTCCTATAAGAGCACCCCAAATTAGACTCTGCAACCCAAGAGGAATCCTATACATGGAAACCCTTTCTCACTGTTGGACCAAATGCCTCGCAGGGGCCTCAAATGACAGACCTGGAGCTTCTGGGAAAGAGACAGGCTGCTGGAAACCCTGGGCCACAGCCCGGCAGGTGCCATCACCACAGCCTTGTCCCCACCCAGCCTGGCTCTCCCGCTTCACCTCCCGGCCCCAAGCCACTCACCCTTTGTCACCACCAGGCGTATGGGATGGTGCAGCGGGATGGGGGCACTGGGAGGCTGGTAGATCACACACTGATACAGTCCCGAGTCCTCCACGCGCAGGTCGACCATGTGAACATGCAGTATGCCCTCACTGGGCATGTCTTCTAGGAAGTACCTGCCCATATGGACTTCGGAGTTCACCCCTGAGACCCCGTCTGTTTTGACCAGTGTCTGGGTCTCCCCTTTGTCTCCCAGCCTCTGCCACGCCTTCCGGCTGTAGAAGTACTTGTTCACATTGACGGGACAGCTCTCGTCCAGTCTCTGCCCCTCGGTCTTCGTATACTTGATCTCCTCTGATGCGGGCGCACCTTGGAGTTCTGTAA from the Eptesicus fuscus isolate TK198812 chromosome 10, DD_ASM_mEF_20220401, whole genome shotgun sequence genome contains:
- the TREM1 gene encoding triggering receptor expressed on myeloid cells 1 isoform X1; protein product: MRKARLWGLLWTSFILELQGAPASEEIKYTKTEGQRLDESCPVNVNKYFYSRKAWQRLGDKGETQTLVKTDGVSGVNSEVHMGRYFLEDMPSEGILHVHMVDLRVEDSGLYQCVIYQPPSAPIPLHHPIRLVVTKDHASHTHPTQNLAQSSTLPPVTTTARGRIRTSRSPVTKLLPMSTASLFSPGLGVNPTHGTDVPSTVPRISSTSIVTIVVCGILSKSLVFTFLLISTQRSFGR
- the TREM1 gene encoding triggering receptor expressed on myeloid cells 1 isoform X2; amino-acid sequence: MRKARLWGLLWTSFILELQGAPASEEIKYTKTEGQRLDESCPVNVNKYFYSRKAWQRLGDKGETQTLVKTDGVSGVNSEVHMGRYFLEDMPSEGILHVHMVDLRVEDSGLYQCVIYQPPSAPIPLHHPIRLVVTKDPASHTDLTQNLAQSSTLPPVTTTARGRIHTSPSTVTQLLPMSTASLASPGLGVNPTHGTDVLSTVPRISSTSIVTIVVCGILSKSLVFTFLLIATQRSFGR
- the TREM1 gene encoding triggering receptor expressed on myeloid cells 1 isoform X3, whose translation is MRKARLWGLLWTSFILELQGAPASEEIKYTKTEGQRLDESCPVNVNKYFYSRKAWQRLGDKGETQTLVKTDGVSGVNSEVHMGRYFLEDMPSEGILHVHMVDLRVEDSGLYQCVIYQPPSAPIPLHHPIRLVVTKDHASHTHPTQNLAQSSTLPPVTTTARGRIRTSRSPVTKLLPMSTASLFSPGLGVNPTHGTDVPRSLRPASSQSWCVESSVRAWSSLSC